CAGCTGAACATGaagaaaattgggaaaacaGGGAAACGTGAGAAACGTAGCAGAACGCCTCACTGTACAAGACAGTTATGGAAGAGAAGGCAAGAAGACAGACAGCTATTTGCCAGACCTGACAGAGCCATCTAAGTTATTTTCATAGATCTTCCAGTTAAAATGCTTTACAGGAGTGCTCCCAAAACATTATGTGTATCACTGAAGGAGGCAAATAAATGCCTCatccattttctgaaaaacagaaagcaacagAAACCAAGATGACAAAATGCCAGCTATTGGGCAAAGAAATAATAGAGAGGTGCAATTTCAATTATTGCACCTTCATCTGTGAACTAGTTAAATTCCTCTAACCTCATGTGACATAGCAATTCAAACATTTCGGCACAGACTGTACCCTAAGAAGCAAAGCAACAATTAAGATTTGatatttagaaagcaaaaaaaccacttGTTTGAATGAATAGTGACATTTTTACATATTTGGTCTCCATCTCAGACTTGCTAATCATGCTATAATACATCAGgagagaaaggcagagcagatgaaaaaaagaaactggtCTGTAAGCGTAGAAATTCCATCTCAGATTCCAGCAAACAGTATGAGGCAGAAGGCAGAGTTTTTCTCAGAAAGTAAAGTTTTTTAAAGCTATCACACAAGAGAAGTTACAAGATAGGATGGATTCTAgagatttgcatttctttccagTTAGTTAATGACTCTGAGAGTATTACTCCACTTTCTTTCTGATAAGCTGTGTGCCTGGGTACAGTACAGTATTCTGCCCCATATCTTATGGGAGATGGCATTATAAATGAGGTTTAGTTCTTCAAACAACATTATATACCTTCTCTCTCCTGTGAGAACTCTGGAATAGAATACAAGCAACAGTCTGTCACTTCTCTCAGcatatttttcctgtgaaagTATTGGCTGCACATATCAAATCACCATGGTATgagattatatatatatataatctttTCAAGGCTTCAGAAATAATACAGAAGAGAAGGTAAAAAGACAGATGCCCCTTTGCCAGGTCTGCCAGAGCCCTCTAAGTGGTTTTCATGGCTCTTCCACAATCACACAAAATTACATGATCACTGAAGTTAGAAAATATATCAGGAAATCATCTAGTCCAGCCCCCACTCAAAGGACTGTCAGCTACAGCTGGGGCCATTTGTAGACAGGTTTTTAACACATCTAAGGAAGGAAACTACAAAACATCTTCGAACACCTTCACAGTATAAAGAGTATTAGTTTTTAATGCTTCCATgtcatttatttcaatttatgttcatttcctcttctccttttgcTGACTTCCACTGAGAAGAGTCTGTCTTCATCTTTTTTACCCCCTCCCACATCAAGCACTCTGAGCCTACCTTCACACAAGACAGTTCCTCAGTTACTTAGTAATTGCTGGGGCTCTTTCACTGAACTCACTCCAATATACTCATGTTTTTCTTACCTGGGGGAAAAGTTTTGCATAACAAAATTTTTAGGCACCTCATAACTTTAAGATAACTTTGACATCAAACTTCAGAAGTATTTTGCTGTCTGTTCCAACTACATGATTTGTGAATGCTCAAATAAGTGGGAACTGAACAAGGTCAGTGTATAACTCGCATGTCATACTATACCCTTTTATCTCTGCCATTGTAGTAATCACAGTTCTCAAAAACCAGCTTAGCTCCTCCAATTCACAGAAGACTGGAGACCCACTTCGGTGACCTTTGCCTACATGATTTGTAAATGCTCAAATAAGTGGGAACTGAACAAGGTCAGTGTATAACTCGCATGTCATACTATACCCTTTTATCTCTGCCATTGTAGTAATCACAGTTCTCAAAAACCAGCTTAGCTCCTCCAATTCACAGAAGACTGGAGACCCACTTCGGTGACCTTTATAGAAGTTGTCAGAATAAAACTTTCTTCCAACTGACCCAGTTACAAATTATTCAGAGTTTGGCATtctcaatggaaaaaaaaaaaaaaaaaaaaaaaaaaagctgtcccTCAAAATGAAGCTTTGAGTCTTAGAATCAAATTTCAACATTCTGTTTCAGTTTAGATTAGGTTTTCAGGTTTGCAACTGCAAAATAGagcttctgtttttaaataaaatgaagtctacaattgagaaaaaataattaaaatatcttgCTGAGATAGTTTGTGGGTGTTCCACTATCTGTCAGTATGGCTAAGGGTTCATTTGTGAGAAGGTGTCTATAATTTAACACTGAATGATATGAGCCCTGGACATCTATTCTTGGCCTGCAGCAGTGGATATCTCATATCAGCTTAGCTTCTGATGGACCCTTCTCCTCAAACCTAACATCAATGTTGAGAACTGCAATGATTCCCAGGAAAAGGCTGGAACATGCTCATGAAGAAGGATGAGAAGATGAGACATGGAGCGGGGGGAAGTTAATGAGGAAAACTAAAGGACAAGAAAGAAACAGCATTAATAAAATGAGATCTTTAAATCTGCAGTGTGAATTGAAATTCacttcaaatatttcagaattaacATGGGCAAGTTTCAGGAATAAGAGTAATATTTGAAGTACTGGAAACCTTGAAAGACACAGTAGGAATAATAGTACATGAAGAGACTGGAAAGATTGCCAAAGGTACCTTTTGAGATAGAGGAAGTGACTTCCTGAGCAATAAAAACAATACAAAGTGATGCTACAGAAGGATCCTTCCAATAACAAATTAGATAACAAACAAAATTCATAAGTGAACTAAATTTGGTGGGGATGCTAGAATAGGAATAGATTTTTGCTACAATATTTTGCCATCCAAATAGCAAGTGGATTTATAGTCCAAGAATTGGCTAACACTGAATCTGAACTTCCAAAGCCGCAATATGCAGTTGTTGCCTGTTTTCAAATGATCCGACTGTACCAACTGGAGTTTGGGTCATCTTAGTTACAATCCTTAAAACTAGTCATAAGACGTTACTGGCTGCCCAAAAAGCCCAGTTTTCCTCAGAGTTCAGTGTCCTAAGAGACCACTGTAGCAGTCTTTCACTGAGCTATCTGCAATGTATCAGCCTCCTCCCCGAACCAGAGGACCCAGCTCTGGACGCAGAATCAATGATGTAGTCTCACCAGTGCcaagcagagagagagagagtcaTACTTCCCTCACTCCACTGGCCGCTTTCCACTTAATGTAGATAAATTATGGAGCTTGCCTTTCATGCAGAGAGAGAGTGTGATGAGTCATATCCAACCTAGCTGCACCTCCACCCCATCACCCCCgcctgctctccagcaggacTGCTGTGCCATTTCTCAGTCTGCACCGATGCACAGGGTTACCCCACCTCAAATGCAGACATCTGGGTTCCATCCAAGCTAGTGACAAAGCTGGCAATAAATCTGAATCTTCTGAGGACCAGCACAGTGGTATTGCCACACTCAGCAAGTAGCACAGCAGCCTCAACCACAGCTGCTATTATTGGAATTCTGAAGTAATAAATGCTTCCCTTGCCACTTTCCCTTCAGCACCACTCTACTCAATTCCTAATAGTTGGTGACCTTCACATGTACTTACACATGATATATTTAAACTCAGAAGAAGGATTTGACAcctcctggctttgctgcaaATGCACTTCTACTACcataacattttcttcatgacagttttctttttctcaagaTCTAACAAAACAGGGGTTCAGAAATATGTTCCCAAGACAGTTCCAATAACCAATTATCACCCTTGGGTAATTGGTGATGTCAACAGGATTTATAGTCACATGATAGGAGTAGAATTCATTCCCTAAACAGTATGAAAGCTCGCATTCTTCAagttcagtgctgctgtgaattTCAGTATCAACAGGAACTTGCACCGAGCCTCATACTCAAACTGAAGGACTGGCCAAGTGTCTATGTGTGCTCACATGTGTATGTGCATGCTATGTGTATGTAAACAATCTCCTCTGAATCTCCTAAAAGTTATTAGGAGAAATAACATCtacttgattaaaaaaaaaagaaaaaaaaaatgttccagtAGGACCAATCATTTTCCCTTTGGAATAAAGCAGATTAAAGAAAACTGTGTGAatgttttcaaagcagtttcCTCAGTCACATATAGAACATAAATGGAGTGAAGACACCAACCGTCTGGCAGATTTCCAAAGGAGCTCAGGACCAAAACATTCATCCTTATGCTGGAAACTAAGAGACTGGAAGGCTTTCCCAGTATCCGTAAAACATCAGCACTATGTTCAAGGATGAGCAGTCAGGTATCATCTGTGTTGACAAAGAGGTGGAGGAGGACAAGAATAGGTGCCAGGGTAAGTCATGCAGTATCTGAAGCATAGGAGGGAAGGATATATTAAATCTTTGCCTGCCAACTTATCTAGTTGCCgagtgcttttgaaaatctgatGCCTCATTTAGCTGACTAAAGAGTGATTGAGCTGTACCAGAAATACAAACCCAGCTGtcagagaaaactggaaaatatgttCTGGAgtagttttttttaatctaattttttttctctgtatagaacactggtttattttaaaatgtttaattaggCTAAGTTTAGCTATGTTTATCAcctgaaaatagaaaagatgcACTAAAACCATGCAGGTTAGTCCAAATGCATGCTGACTACAACTTCATGCACTCACTCACCACCAGATATTCACGCCATAGCAGAGAAAAACATAGTGACAAAGACTGCAGACATTACATTTTTATCTGcagattatttttccccttacCCCTTCACCTAGAAATTGAAGTGCTTGGTGAGAAAGAGGTCCATAGCCCAAGATCATGAGAGTAGCTTTGGGATACTTGGGAATGACTATAGAGGTTTTCATATTTGAAGCATTTTAAGACCTTCAAAAGCTCTATGaatgtcaaaaaaaaagaggaggtgACCTGCTTCCACCTCTATCATTACTTAAGCCTCATACCTGGAAGGTGTGAAGTTAAATTCCACTATATAAACAAAGGAGGTGTGGATGATTACCGAAAAAGTTAGCAGTGAGGTGGAGTTAATGAAAGAACTTGAGGTGTCAAAACAAATGTGAGATGAAAGGAATGGGGGAAATCAGACGCTTGTGAAAGACTGAGGTACCAAATGGCTCTGCAAAGTGTCTTACAGAGGTCCAGCTTCAGTCTGTATGGAATGTGTGTCTAAAACATATTCTTGTATCCTGAAGTTGCTTCATATGGTACCATTCTGCCCTACATGGCATACTCTCATTGCCACTTGACATTTCAGCACACCACACACCTTCTGCTTCCCCAGGTTTCTTACTTATTACTGTGTGACTTATCACAAATTCGTTAAATCTAATATATACCTACTGTTCTGTTTCTGAGCAAGAATTTGTAAGGGTCATTCaagtaaaaagaagaaattcacctatttaattttcttggcCCCACCTCCTCATCCCCATGGGGTAGGAGAATAATTTTGCTCTCTACTCTCTAATTCATGCTCTCTATTTCCATTTCCCCACCCCCAGGAATATTTCTGCCTCCTGTGTGCCCAGGGACCTCCTGTTTTTTGGCAGTACTTCATGGTATGTCAGTATTCCAGAGGTCAGCTGAGGATAAACTCTAAttgaaagatattaaaatagGCTGCAAGGGACGAAAAATTCAAAACCCCAAATCTATCAAAGTCTGTTACTGATgaagcagctgagctggctATGTCCTTAAAATATGCAACAAAAGTAATCTTTCAAACCTCTTCTTCAGGTCTCCATTGGCACCCccagaggaaataatttcaaaccGTTCAGAGAGCAGCAATCCTGTTCTGGTCCTTGAAATCCTTCGAGcaacacacacccacacaccagCATTATTTTCTCACCTCCTCcgtataaaaacaaaacagaaacgTGAGAACAgtgggctggagatggagctgcgGAAAGTGAAGTTGGAAGGATTAATTATGTAATACGCCCCCTCTCCCGCCCTTACCCACAGCAACACGAGCGAGGCAAACCCAATCCTCCCAGCTGACAACTCAGAACTGGAGAGCGCCCGGAGgagtgaaagcaaaataaacgTGTGGGGAAGGTGGCGATGCACTCCTACAGAGGAAGATGTCATTAGGAAAAGGCTAAAAACAAGTTCAAATCACCTTTAgcctcttctcttccctccccagcaaGACCTCTCCCTCCgcctcttcccctctcctccccccagctcctcctccccccttttcagcaggagctgcagccgGATCGGGACTCTATTCCTACAGTTCACGGCTCTCTGGCGGAGTGTGGATCCCCCTGAAAAACTTCAAGTaaaacaggagctgggagcacacaCACGAGAAGATATATTAAGAAAGCAGGTTTGCTACTTAGCTCGGAGGAAAGAAGCTGGAGCAGACTTCTTCGGTTGCTCTCTAAGAGCCTTGCCGAGAGTCCTTGCAAAGAAAAGTGTTGCTGATTCAAAAGaagaggagggatggggaagagaaaaaaaattgtgcacGTCTGTGTGAGAGGGAGACATCGTGTGTGTGCGTACGTGTGAATGCGTGCTTGTGTGTGAGAGGGTGTAGGCGACGGGTGGGGGGAGcctgaaattatatttttttttctacgAAAGACACGTGAATGCAATTCCCAGTGAGGGGCACCAAGCTCTGCCCAAGAGCAGAAGGGgtagggagagggaaagggagaagagaaggaaggggagagggaaggggagaggggggaggagggagggagaaggaggaggaggagaagaagggatTTCTATTTCAGAAGACATTCATAGAAAGAGGGTGGCAAATTCTGTGAGCTTCTTTAAAGGAAGTGTCCTGGGACATAGCGAGAAAGAAAGAAGcccaaagaaggaaaataaagggcTATGATttccttgtcctgttgctttGTCTCTGGCTCCCTCTGCCTCTGGAAGAGTAGCCACAGGACACAAAGATGCCCAGCTGGTCACTGCACGCCCAAGTTCAGTTTAGCTGGTGCTTCTCTCCTGTTTAGCCCGACTGCTTTCTCTGAAGGGGAGGACTCATAGCCCGACAGCCTTTTAGTTTAACCTGAAGAGTGTGTGCCGCCTCTCTGCCCACCCCAAGAACTCGCTGGAGgtggaggagaggggagaaagaggaggaCTTGAAAGTGCCTGAGGAGCTCCCGATGCTAAGAGGAGACAAACATTCCTGTGGACGGCGCAGAAAGGACAAAGCTGACtgatttattgctgttttccgtatttttttttttttttatctccctgTCCTTTGGCGCACACCAGTGTTTGGAGATCTttgaaaacacaaaccaaaacgCCAGCCCCGAAGCCCCAACCCCTTGGCTAGCTCTTATGGGAATGAAACACTCCTCCCGCTGCCTGCTCCTAAGGAGGAAAATGGCGGAGAACGCTGCCGACAGCACCGAGGTGAGTGAGGATGCGAGCGGAGCCGGCGCCGCGCTCCCCCCGCCCCGAGCGCGATCCCTCGGCAGCAGCAGCGGGAAGTGCAGAACAACTTTCCCGGCCCCTCCGGACACCTCCTGCCTGCCGTGCTGCCATGGAATCCGGCATTTGCCCCCCCCGCTCTCTCCCCCCGCTCCCCCCCGGGACACAAACCAAAACGCCAGCCCCGAAGCCCCAACCCCTTGGCTAGCTCTTATGGGAATGAAACACTCCTCCCGCTGCCTGCTCCTAAGGAGGAAAATGGCGGAGAACGCTGCCGACAGCACCGAGGTGAGTGAGGATGCGAGCGGAGCCGGCGCCGCGCTCCCCCCGCCCCGAGCGCGATCCCTCGGCAGCAGCAGCGGGAAGTGCAGAACAACTTTCCCGGCCCCTCCGGACACCTCCTGCCTGCCGTGCTGCCATGGAATCCGGCATTTGCCCCCCCCGCTCCCCCCCGGGTCCCTCCGTTCCCCGTAGGCAGAGAAGTTGTCCCGGCGCCGagccctccagggctggggctgctccgCCGCCGCTTCCCGGGAAGTTGGGCGGCTCCGCGGGGTGTCGGGGCTGCGGGCACGGGGGCCGGCGGCGGGAATTCGGGTGCTGGACGCGCTCTCCGAAAGGGACAGACCGTCTCTTGCGGCAGCACCTTGGCCAGCTCCCCGCGCTTTCCGCCGGCAGCCTTGGCAGGAGCGTTTGGGGGGACTTTGGGAGCATCCGTgtctctgcagcatcctgggTATTACCAGAGCGGAGCTGCCCGAGGTGGGGCTGTCCGGCTGGCCCGGGCAGTGCCGAAAATAGCTTTGCACTGCCTTCAGGCCGGGAGGGTGCCCTGCGAGCTCTCAGGTTTTCTGCAAGAAATCCACCCCCCTCCGCCGCTCCCCCACCCGTTACCTTCTGCTTCCTCAACATTGGGGTTGAGCAGCCCCTGTTTACTTGTCTGGGGCTGTCTTGACCTCACTGAGACTTCTCAAGGGATACAGCAGTGTGTGAAGTCTCAGgtctggaaaagcagaaggatgCAGGATGCAGTCCCAGCATCTCTGGGAGCATGTGAGAAGGAGACAGGCGAAAGTGCGAGCGTGTGCCAAACTCGCTGTTTCTATTAATAGACTGTGCCTAGCACTCTGACTGAACACTTAACACATGCTAAGCAAGATGCAGCACAGCCATGTACAGACCCCATGGACACTGCACCCCAGACAACTTCACAGCTTTGCCCTTGAAGGGGCGGCGCTGAACCTTCTCCCCAGTTACCCCACAGAGGGAATAAAGAGCAAAACCTACTGTGAACACATGACTATTCCATTCTTTATTATTTCCACATCTCTGCCAAATCTCTCCTCCTTTCTGTTAGTCCTCCCAGTAGGTGTCCTGCTCGCTCATGAATTCCATCCACATTTCTCTTCACGATAGTGCTCTCTCTGCTTGACCTTCACAAATATGCCTCCTTTGTCATGTCAGGTGAAGAGCCAAAATTTCTTAAATGAATATGATGCAAGCACTAAATCAAAGAACATGCCTGCTTCTGCACTACAACCCCGTAGAGTACTGTTTGCAGAAGAGGCATCTATAAATAGCAAGAAGTCTGGCTGCACATCTGTAAACTGTCGTAGTCCTGGCAGCGCATATTGCATTATAgatcccaggatcccaggacaGGATCGCAATGAGAAATGTACAAGCACAGACAGTTCCTCTCAAAGCcattttttccatggaaattgtTTTTAGACAGGGAAAATAGGTTAAAAGATCTCTTTAAAGATTCCTCTTCTCTTTCAATCACTCTTAGCACATTTTTATGGTTTactcctgttttcctgcttgtGCAATGCTGCACACACTGCAATGTTATTTTatggagaaggatttttttaacaaaaacagATTCATTCCAACGCTGAGTACCAGTTAGGATATTAAAATGCTGTGCTCTGTCGCACTGCAATGTTATTTTATGGAGAAggttatttttaacaaaaaacagATTCATTCCAACGCTGAGTACCAGACACTGCAATGTTATTTTatggagaaggatttttttaacaaaaacagATTCATTCCAACGCTGAGTACCAGTTAGGATATTAAAATGCTGTGCTCTGTCTCCTCAGAGTATCCATCAGTGACAGACCTGTGAAATGAGAGTGAAAATAGTGCAGATTAGGCATATCCTGCTCTGCTTCTACCTTCAGAAAATCAAAAGGGATGCATTTGTAACCACTTCCTAGATATTTTCTAGTTTATTAATGTTCTTATTTCTGATATGGTCTGAGAGAAGTTGTCTGTCTGCATATGTGCAGAGGTAGAAGTGCACCCAGCAAAATATGCCAAGACCTGTGAAGCTCTTTTACTCGTCAAGCATCTATATTTAGCAAAGTCATATGATACCAGTTCGACCTTCAAACCTGTATTTCTCTAACTTTCTCCTGAAGTTAACAATTACCTGTGACAGAAAGAATGCAGGACAAAATATATCACTCTTGGACTTGCCACAGTGTCagagaaaattaagaattaGTATAAATTTGCTTCGTTTGAAGTGAAGGGTGTACTAATAATGCTCATTATTTGATAttaaatttctaaataattttaatgccCCAGTGATATATAGGCACAATATAAACAAAATCCACCATAATGAGGGATGAAGAATTAGAACATTGGACGACTGTTCAGAATGCCCTGCTACCGAATTATTCCAAAGACCTCCTGGTTATTGCTTAGATTGATTTAACCCAATTACTTGTGTTACAGcttcataatatattttttatgttgtggggttttttctttaaatctacCACTGAGAGCATTTACCAAAGTTT
This is a stretch of genomic DNA from Ficedula albicollis isolate OC2 chromosome 1 unlocalized genomic scaffold, FicAlb1.5 N00242, whole genome shotgun sequence. It encodes these proteins:
- the LOC101820514 gene encoding uncharacterized protein LOC101820514, giving the protein MFKDEQSGIICVDKEVEEDKNRCQEEIISNRSESSNPVLVLEILRATHTHTPALFSHLLRIKTKQKRENSGLEMELRKQDLSLRLFPSPPPSSSSPLFSRSCSRIGTLFLQFTALWRSVDPPEKLQVKQELGAHTREDILRKQCLEIFENTNQNASPEAPTPWLALMGMKHSSRCLLLRRKMAENAADSTEVSEDASGAGAALPPPRARSLGSSSGKCRTTFPAPPDTSCLPCCHGIRHLPPPLSPPPQPLG